A portion of the Candidatus Roseilinea sp. genome contains these proteins:
- a CDS encoding DNA mismatch repair protein MutS, translating into MSEASATPIRRQYLELKRQYPDCILFFRLGDFYETFDADAELVARELDVVLTSRPVAKDVRIPMAGVPHHAAEGYIARLIARGYRVAIADQVGSEAINGLMPREVRRVITPGTVVEPGMLDATRPNYLSAVIGAAANDERQATTQSPIGLAYCDITTGEFCATQLESRAELERELARIQPREMLTPDDGRRPTPAGRDDSPYPITPLPPYRFELSTARQALLDHFKVSTLQGFGIEEKPYALRAAGAIIAYLRETQPAALSQLRELRTYAVSQFMGLDAVTRRNLELLEPLRPAAGGGKTAPTLLGVLDKTLSPMGARLLRAWIAQPLLDQAAIEARLAQVDALFGDALLRAKLRDALKHMPDLERLTMRALGGIATPRDLLNLKAACTRVVEIGDWRLELEIEHRPSSNPQSLISDLHPLIAGLRAVADLIAAAIKDEPDDDGFIKPGFSAELDGVHRAARDAKHWVANLERVERERTGIKSLKVGYNKVFGYYIEVTHAHRDAVPGDYIRKQTLTNAERYITPQLKEYEALILNADERIAEIERRLLIEINQAVAAHARALREAAHVIARLDVAAALAEVAARNHYCRPRFNDEGRIAIKDGRHPVIEHLLRETPFTPNDAHLDRDARILIITGPNMSGKSSYMRQVALIALMAQIGSYVPAREADLCIVDRIFTRIGAQDELAAGQSTFMVEMVETANILHHCTSRSLVILDEIGRGTSTYDGLAIAWAVVEYLHNHPEHRPLTLFATHYHELIRLADVLPHVRNYNVAVSEEGGQIVFLHKVIAGGADRSYGIHVAQLAGLPPAVVHRAQDVLKELENGQRAHERPTPTEDRPAQMSLFAESSPALEKLKQLDPNALSPLEALTALYELKKLL; encoded by the coding sequence ATGTCCGAAGCAAGCGCGACGCCGATCCGCCGGCAATACCTCGAACTCAAGCGCCAATATCCCGATTGCATCCTGTTCTTCCGACTCGGCGATTTTTACGAGACCTTCGACGCCGACGCCGAGCTGGTGGCGCGCGAACTGGACGTGGTGCTGACCTCGCGTCCGGTGGCCAAAGACGTGCGCATCCCGATGGCCGGCGTGCCCCATCACGCCGCCGAGGGCTACATCGCGCGACTGATCGCGCGCGGCTATCGGGTTGCCATCGCCGACCAGGTCGGCAGCGAAGCGATCAACGGCCTGATGCCCCGCGAAGTGCGCCGCGTCATCACCCCCGGCACCGTCGTCGAGCCGGGCATGCTGGACGCGACGCGCCCCAACTACCTGTCTGCGGTCATCGGCGCAGCGGCGAACGACGAGCGACAGGCCACGACGCAATCGCCCATCGGCCTGGCCTACTGCGACATCACCACCGGCGAGTTCTGCGCCACGCAACTGGAGAGCAGGGCCGAGTTGGAGCGCGAGCTGGCGCGCATCCAGCCGCGTGAAATGCTCACGCCGGACGACGGGCGACGCCCGACGCCGGCCGGGCGAGACGATTCGCCCTACCCCATCACCCCGCTCCCCCCCTACCGTTTCGAGTTGAGCACCGCGCGCCAGGCATTGCTCGACCATTTCAAGGTCAGCACGCTACAGGGGTTCGGGATAGAGGAGAAGCCGTATGCCCTGCGCGCTGCCGGCGCCATCATCGCCTACCTGCGCGAGACCCAGCCGGCGGCGTTGAGCCAACTCCGCGAGTTGCGCACCTATGCCGTGTCGCAGTTCATGGGGTTGGATGCCGTGACGCGCCGCAATCTGGAGCTGCTCGAGCCGCTCCGGCCGGCCGCCGGCGGCGGCAAGACGGCGCCAACGCTATTGGGCGTGCTCGACAAGACGCTCTCGCCGATGGGCGCGCGCCTGCTGCGCGCCTGGATTGCCCAGCCGTTGCTCGACCAGGCAGCCATCGAAGCGCGCCTGGCCCAGGTGGATGCGCTGTTTGGCGACGCGCTGTTGCGGGCCAAGCTGCGCGATGCGCTCAAGCACATGCCCGACCTGGAGCGGCTGACGATGCGCGCGCTCGGTGGCATCGCTACGCCACGCGACCTGTTGAATTTGAAGGCGGCGTGCACGCGCGTCGTAGAGATTGGAGATTGGAGATTGGAATTGGAGATTGAGCATCGCCCATCTTCCAATCCCCAGTCTCTCATCTCCGATCTCCATCCCCTCATTGCCGGCCTGCGCGCCGTCGCCGACCTGATCGCTGCGGCGATCAAGGACGAGCCAGATGACGACGGCTTCATCAAGCCCGGCTTCAGCGCCGAGCTGGACGGCGTGCATCGCGCCGCGCGCGACGCCAAGCACTGGGTGGCCAACCTCGAGCGGGTCGAGCGGGAACGCACCGGCATCAAGTCGCTCAAGGTCGGCTACAACAAGGTCTTTGGCTACTACATCGAGGTGACGCACGCGCACCGCGACGCCGTCCCCGGCGACTACATCCGCAAACAAACGCTGACGAACGCCGAGCGCTACATCACGCCGCAGTTGAAGGAGTACGAGGCGCTCATCCTGAACGCCGACGAGCGCATCGCCGAGATTGAACGGCGCTTGCTCATCGAGATCAACCAGGCCGTCGCCGCGCACGCCCGGGCGCTGCGGGAGGCGGCGCACGTCATTGCGCGCCTGGATGTGGCTGCGGCCTTGGCCGAAGTGGCCGCCCGCAACCATTACTGTCGCCCGCGCTTCAACGACGAAGGCCGCATCGCGATCAAAGACGGCCGGCATCCGGTCATCGAGCATTTGCTGCGCGAAACCCCGTTCACGCCGAACGACGCCCATCTCGACCGCGACGCGCGCATTCTGATCATCACCGGCCCGAACATGAGCGGCAAGAGCAGCTACATGCGCCAGGTGGCGTTGATCGCGTTGATGGCGCAAATCGGCAGCTACGTGCCGGCGCGCGAGGCCGACCTGTGCATCGTGGACCGCATCTTCACCCGCATCGGCGCCCAGGACGAGCTGGCCGCCGGCCAGAGCACCTTCATGGTCGAGATGGTGGAGACGGCCAACATCCTGCACCACTGCACATCGCGCAGCCTGGTCATCCTCGACGAAATCGGTCGCGGCACCAGCACTTACGATGGCCTGGCCATCGCCTGGGCCGTCGTCGAGTATCTGCACAACCACCCCGAGCACCGCCCATTGACGCTATTCGCCACACACTATCACGAGCTGATCCGACTGGCCGATGTGCTGCCCCACGTGCGCAACTACAACGTTGCGGTGAGCGAGGAAGGCGGACAGATCGTCTTTCTGCACAAGGTGATCGCCGGCGGCGCCGACCGATCGTATGGCATCCATGTGGCACAGTTGGCCGGCCTGCCGCCGGCCGTCGTGCACCGCGCACAGGACGTGCTGAAGGAACTGGAGAACGGGCAACGAGCGCATGAACGCCCAACGCCGACTGAGGATCGCCCGGCGCAGATGTCGCTCTTCGCCGAGTCGTCGCCGGCGCTGGAGAAGCTCAAGCAACTCGATCCCAACGCGCTCAGCCCGCTGGAAGCGCTGACGGCGCTCTACGAGTTGAAGAAGCTCCTGTGA
- a CDS encoding acyl-CoA thioesterase, with translation MRPREVTLRFFAQPTEQNVLGKVHGGAVMKWIDEAGAAVAIGWSGQTCVTVYVGGIRFVKPIRIGSLVEVHARLIHTGRTSMHVAVDVRASDPRDGVYTQTTHCIIGYVAIDAEGRPMAVPQWQPQTPEDIALQQHAVNAMALSKRIEEEMRRFMQV, from the coding sequence ATGCGCCCGCGCGAAGTGACCCTGCGCTTCTTTGCCCAGCCCACGGAGCAGAACGTGCTCGGCAAGGTGCATGGCGGTGCAGTGATGAAGTGGATTGACGAGGCCGGCGCGGCCGTCGCCATCGGTTGGAGCGGCCAGACCTGCGTCACGGTCTACGTCGGCGGCATTCGCTTTGTCAAGCCAATCCGCATCGGCAGCCTGGTAGAGGTACACGCCCGGTTGATCCACACCGGCCGCACCAGCATGCACGTCGCAGTGGATGTGCGCGCCAGCGATCCGCGCGACGGCGTCTACACCCAGACCACGCACTGCATCATCGGCTATGTGGCGATAGACGCAGAAGGCCGGCCGATGGCGGTGCCGCAGTGGCAACCGCAGACGCCGGAGGACATCGCCTTGCAACAGCACGCCGTGAATGCCATGGCGCTCAGCAAGCGCATCGAAGAAGAGATGCGCCGGTTTATGCAGGTGTAA
- a CDS encoding transcriptional regulator, which translates to MLTSADLKKLLAAGPSARIEVLSPNVAGPERMARSLVALANARGGVLVIPFGAKDKVSPEEARDRALQAMLLSEPRLIAPLPYFVGSDPNAPEALIVEVPEGLPNVYSLDGRYLTRENGRNVVLGARALRELMLLRGEGTWESATPSGAGRDDLDWPKVEAYAQQAAVGDEDAEDVLLRRGCLVKRGPQVKPTFAGLLLFGRQPQRWVRSAEILCARFGGSEMGDVFARQTIGGTLPEQIRRAEAFLAEHLPHRARLRHWQRSDEPLYPPGVLREAVVNAVAHRDYRLTGNPIHVLMFSDRVEVRSPGRLPGHITLKNLLRERYSRNEAIVQVLADMGFIERLGYGIDRMVRAMKEADQPPPAFEETEAGFAVTLYAKSIESDALPAPQTAQQQRWQKMLAYLKANGRITNRDYQELCPDVNPETLRRDFVDMVERGLILRIGDKRGTYYILK; encoded by the coding sequence ATGCTGACCAGCGCCGATTTGAAGAAGCTGCTCGCCGCCGGACCCAGTGCGCGCATCGAAGTGCTCTCGCCCAACGTGGCCGGGCCAGAACGCATGGCGCGCTCGCTGGTCGCGCTGGCCAACGCGCGCGGCGGCGTGCTCGTCATCCCGTTCGGCGCAAAAGACAAAGTCTCGCCCGAAGAGGCGCGCGACCGCGCGCTGCAGGCCATGCTCCTGAGCGAACCACGCCTGATTGCGCCGCTGCCCTACTTCGTCGGCAGCGATCCGAATGCGCCGGAAGCCCTGATCGTCGAAGTGCCGGAGGGCCTGCCCAACGTCTATAGTCTGGACGGGCGCTACCTGACCCGCGAGAACGGACGCAACGTCGTCCTGGGGGCGCGGGCGCTGCGCGAGCTGATGCTCCTGCGCGGCGAGGGCACGTGGGAGTCGGCCACGCCGAGCGGCGCGGGGCGCGACGACCTGGACTGGCCGAAGGTGGAGGCCTATGCGCAGCAGGCGGCGGTCGGCGATGAGGACGCGGAGGACGTGCTGCTGCGGCGCGGGTGCCTGGTCAAGCGCGGCCCCCAGGTCAAGCCCACCTTCGCCGGGCTGTTGTTATTCGGCCGGCAGCCCCAGCGCTGGGTGCGCAGTGCGGAGATCCTCTGCGCGCGCTTCGGCGGCAGCGAGATGGGCGATGTCTTCGCTCGGCAGACCATCGGCGGGACCTTGCCGGAACAGATCCGCCGCGCCGAGGCCTTCCTGGCCGAGCACTTGCCGCACCGCGCGCGGCTGCGCCACTGGCAGCGCAGCGACGAGCCGCTCTACCCACCCGGCGTGTTGCGCGAGGCCGTGGTCAACGCCGTCGCTCACCGCGACTACCGCCTGACCGGCAACCCAATTCACGTGCTGATGTTCAGCGACCGCGTGGAGGTGCGCAGCCCCGGCCGCTTGCCCGGCCACATCACCTTGAAAAACCTGCTGCGCGAACGCTACTCGCGCAACGAAGCGATCGTCCAAGTGTTGGCCGACATGGGCTTCATCGAACGGCTGGGCTATGGCATAGACCGCATGGTGCGCGCCATGAAGGAAGCCGACCAACCCCCACCGGCGTTCGAGGAGACCGAAGCCGGCTTCGCCGTGACGCTCTACGCCAAGTCTATCGAGTCGGACGCCCTCCCCGCGCCACAGACGGCGCAGCAACAGCGCTGGCAGAAGATGCTGGCCTATCTGAAGGCCAACGGACGCATCACCAACCGCGATTACCAGGAGCTATGTCCCGATGTGAACCCGGAGACGCTCCGGCGCGACTTCGTGGACATGGTGGAGCGCGGACTGATCCTGCGCATCGGAGACAAACGCGGGACATACTACATCCTCAAGTAG
- a CDS encoding TIGR00374 family protein, producing MRRWLTWIGIGISIVFLFLALRGIHFEEFALAMQRANPVWLLPGVGFYVLTVIVRTWRWSYLLRPLKALSVGQLFPIVVIGYMGNNIYPARIGELLRAYVLRRDTGVPIASSLATVLIERMTDGIVMIGFALVGLQSAPNVSARAGQVITIAIALFALASAVFFWMALAPARANRLAEAAINRLAPRRFQAPLLSVTHRFVQGAQGLRSPRDVLAVFLSTVVIWLLETMKYGSVAQAFDLALPFGGLMLINSLSNLFTIIPGAPGAVGTFDAGGMLGARALGVDDSLAAAYVLTLHVVLWLPVTSLGVFFMLREGLRWSDLRRAEEAAA from the coding sequence ATGCGACGCTGGCTCACCTGGATCGGCATCGGCATCAGCATCGTCTTCCTCTTTCTGGCGCTGCGCGGGATCCACTTCGAGGAATTCGCGCTTGCGATGCAACGGGCAAACCCAGTGTGGCTGTTGCCCGGCGTCGGGTTCTACGTGCTCACCGTCATCGTGCGCACGTGGCGCTGGTCGTATTTGCTGCGGCCGTTGAAGGCGCTGAGCGTAGGCCAGCTCTTTCCCATCGTCGTGATCGGCTACATGGGCAACAACATCTATCCGGCGCGAATCGGCGAACTGCTGCGCGCCTACGTGCTACGGCGCGACACAGGCGTGCCCATCGCCTCCAGCCTGGCCACGGTGCTGATCGAACGCATGACGGATGGCATCGTGATGATCGGCTTTGCCCTGGTCGGCCTGCAATCTGCGCCGAACGTGAGTGCGCGGGCCGGACAGGTGATCACCATCGCCATCGCGCTCTTCGCCCTAGCCAGCGCCGTGTTCTTCTGGATGGCGTTGGCGCCGGCGCGCGCCAATCGGCTGGCCGAGGCCGCCATCAACCGACTGGCCCCGCGGCGCTTCCAGGCGCCGCTGTTGAGCGTGACTCATCGCTTCGTCCAAGGCGCGCAGGGCCTGCGCAGCCCGCGCGACGTGTTGGCGGTTTTCCTCAGCACGGTTGTCATCTGGCTGCTGGAGACGATGAAATACGGCAGCGTGGCGCAAGCGTTCGACCTGGCGCTGCCGTTCGGCGGCCTGATGCTGATCAACAGTCTGTCGAACCTGTTCACGATCATCCCCGGCGCGCCCGGCGCCGTGGGCACATTCGACGCCGGCGGGATGCTGGGCGCGCGCGCGCTGGGCGTGGACGACTCGCTGGCGGCGGCCTACGTGCTCACGCTGCACGTGGTGCTGTGGCTGCCGGTGACATCGCTGGGCGTGTTCTTCATGCTGCGCGAGGGCCTGCGCTGGTCGGACTTGCGGCGGGCCGAAGAGGCGGCAGCATAG
- the lipA gene encoding lipoyl synthase — MTLAPDAIPTADIPLATDPRPAPTRRPEWLKVRMPSGETYHNLKRLMRSKSLHTICEEANCPNIAECWGRGTATFLIMGDVCTRSCGFCDVKTGMPRPLDWAEPLRVAQAVKAMDLKHVVITSVNRDERRDGGAPIFALTIRKVRELQPSCTVEVLIPDFKGSRAALEIVMREEPDILNHNVETVPRLFKKVQPQDRYEWALETLRNAKAIQPDAVTKTGIMLGLGETPEEVLDVMRDLRAIGLDILTLGQYLQPSKRHLPIERYYTPQEFAEFRRIGYEMGFKWVESGPLVRSSFRAEFQARALSRRWRDAQTTPAA; from the coding sequence ATGACGCTTGCCCCAGACGCGATCCCAACGGCGGACATTCCCCTGGCGACCGACCCGCGCCCAGCGCCGACGCGTCGGCCGGAGTGGCTGAAAGTGCGCATGCCGTCCGGCGAGACTTACCACAACCTCAAGCGGTTGATGCGCAGCAAATCGCTGCATACCATCTGCGAGGAGGCCAACTGCCCGAACATCGCCGAGTGCTGGGGGCGCGGCACGGCCACCTTTCTGATCATGGGCGACGTGTGCACCCGCTCATGCGGTTTTTGCGATGTGAAGACCGGCATGCCCAGACCGTTAGACTGGGCCGAGCCGCTGCGCGTGGCACAGGCCGTCAAAGCGATGGACCTCAAACACGTCGTGATCACATCGGTGAACCGCGATGAACGCCGAGACGGCGGCGCGCCGATCTTCGCCCTGACGATCCGCAAGGTGCGCGAGCTGCAACCCAGTTGCACCGTCGAGGTGCTGATCCCAGACTTCAAGGGCAGCCGCGCCGCGCTCGAAATCGTCATGCGCGAGGAGCCGGACATCCTCAACCACAACGTCGAGACGGTGCCGCGCCTGTTCAAGAAGGTGCAGCCGCAGGATCGCTACGAGTGGGCGCTGGAGACGCTGCGCAACGCCAAGGCGATCCAGCCCGACGCGGTCACCAAGACCGGCATCATGCTCGGCCTGGGCGAGACGCCAGAGGAAGTGCTGGATGTGATGCGCGACCTGCGCGCCATTGGTTTAGACATCCTGACGCTGGGCCAGTATCTACAACCCAGCAAGCGACACCTGCCGATCGAGCGCTACTACACGCCCCAAGAGTTCGCCGAATTCCGGCGCATCGGCTACGAGATGGGGTTCAAATGGGTCGAGAGCGGGCCGCTGGTGCGCAGCTCGTTCCGCGCCGAGTTCCAGGCTCGCGCGCTCTCCAGGCGCTGGCGCGACGCTCAGACAACACCCGCCGCCTGA
- the kynB gene encoding kynurenine formamidase, with protein sequence MLYDITRTLTPRSAVFPGDTPVSITPTLQRRAGDSCNVTAITMSAHAGTHVDAPRHYSDDGVGIDAVPLDVLIGPARVVTLDVADAITLADLQNAIGDLPHAIRAAPRLLIRTRASHIPDDVWDDTFAHIDPQAADWLGANGLRLIGTDAPSVDPAASRALPAHRAFLRHGVIIIENLRLQGVPDGEYELLALPLKIAGGDAGPARVVLRRCAP encoded by the coding sequence ATGCTATACGACATCACCCGCACCCTCACGCCGCGCTCGGCCGTCTTCCCCGGCGATACACCGGTGTCCATCACACCCACGCTGCAGAGGCGCGCTGGCGACTCGTGCAACGTCACGGCCATCACGATGAGCGCGCACGCCGGCACGCACGTGGACGCGCCGCGCCACTACAGCGACGACGGCGTGGGCATAGACGCCGTGCCGCTGGATGTGCTGATCGGCCCGGCCCGCGTGGTCACGCTGGATGTCGCCGACGCGATCACCCTCGCCGACCTGCAAAACGCCATCGGTGATCTGCCCCATGCCATACGCGCTGCGCCGCGCCTGCTCATCCGCACCCGCGCCAGCCACATCCCGGACGACGTCTGGGATGACACCTTCGCTCACATCGACCCGCAGGCGGCCGACTGGCTTGGCGCGAACGGCCTGCGGCTGATCGGCACCGACGCGCCATCGGTGGATCCGGCGGCGAGTCGGGCCTTGCCGGCGCACCGCGCCTTCTTGCGACATGGCGTCATCATCATCGAGAACTTGCGCCTGCAGGGTGTGCCAGACGGCGAGTATGAGCTGCTGGCGCTGCCGTTGAAGATCGCAGGCGGCGACGCCGGGCCGGCGCGCGTCGTGTTGCGCCGGTGCGCGCCCTAA
- the acoA gene encoding pyruvate dehydrogenase E1 component subunit alpha: MTLSADRLLEWYRQLVLIRQFELRAIDERRQGLIPGFIHPYIGEEACAVGACAALNRDDVITSTHRGHGHLIAKGGDVRYMMAELAAREAGYCRGKGGSLHMTDFDLGILGANGIVAGGIPMAVGAALAFKMQAASSRAGLRVALAFFGDGATNEGAFHEALNLAGLWRLPVVFFCENNQYGEGTPQHKQAPLTQLSKRAESYAMPGVTVDGNDVLAVYEATRQAVERARRGDGPSFVEGVTYRYRGHYEGDPQVYRSREEVERWQARDPIPRFRRVLVERGINEEQIEAVEGQVLALIEEAVAFARSAPPARIEDALSGVYGNHHNSLAF; encoded by the coding sequence GTGACCCTATCCGCTGATCGATTGCTTGAGTGGTATCGCCAGCTCGTGTTGATTCGCCAGTTCGAGCTGCGCGCGATTGACGAGCGACGCCAGGGGTTGATTCCCGGCTTCATCCACCCCTACATCGGCGAGGAGGCGTGCGCTGTCGGCGCATGCGCAGCGTTGAACCGCGACGATGTGATCACCAGCACGCATCGCGGCCATGGCCACTTGATCGCAAAGGGGGGCGACGTGCGCTACATGATGGCCGAGTTGGCCGCGCGCGAGGCCGGCTATTGCCGTGGCAAAGGTGGCTCGTTGCACATGACCGACTTCGACCTCGGCATCTTGGGCGCGAACGGCATCGTCGCCGGCGGCATTCCCATGGCCGTCGGCGCGGCGCTGGCCTTCAAGATGCAGGCCGCATCCTCCCGCGCGGGGCTGCGCGTCGCCCTGGCCTTCTTCGGCGACGGTGCGACCAACGAGGGCGCGTTCCACGAAGCGCTCAACCTGGCCGGCCTGTGGCGGCTGCCCGTGGTGTTTTTTTGCGAGAACAACCAATATGGCGAAGGCACCCCCCAGCACAAACAAGCCCCGCTCACCCAGCTCAGCAAGCGCGCCGAGAGCTACGCCATGCCCGGCGTCACGGTGGACGGCAACGATGTGTTGGCCGTGTACGAGGCCACGCGGCAAGCGGTCGAACGCGCGCGGCGCGGGGATGGCCCATCGTTCGTCGAGGGCGTCACCTATCGCTATCGCGGCCATTACGAGGGCGACCCGCAGGTCTACCGCTCACGCGAGGAGGTCGAACGCTGGCAAGCGCGCGACCCCATCCCGCGCTTTCGGCGCGTACTCGTTGAACGCGGGATCAACGAGGAGCAGATCGAAGCAGTTGAAGGCCAGGTGCTGGCGCTTATCGAGGAGGCCGTAGCCTTTGCACGATCTGCGCCGCCGGCACGCATAGAGGACGCGCTGAGCGGCGTGTACGGCAACCATCATAACAGTTTAGCGTTCTAA
- a CDS encoding glycosyl transferase family 1, with translation MYYRKAGVSYYARRLVRALAELPAPWFTLRVLLDRRDADTGWVPPNVGIVRVVTPAHHRYEHLTLPIELACLGLRRAPYTVLHSPDFITCRGRFRKVITIHDLYFMEHPEVMSADGARYYSRIRWSASAADRIIAVSCFTRQDILRLIPEAASEKVIVVYEAAGRAPKVESGAVAHSAPPTPHFRFILFVGTLEPRKNLSTLLRALARLPSEVRLVIVGAPGWRDEALGDAARELGVAERVEFVGWVSEDKLDALYRQARLLVMPSLSEGFGLPVLEAMSRGTPVVCSNAGALPEIVADAALLHSPTDDAELARHILALWADDALHAEYARRGLARARDFSWARAAQETLEVYRAALG, from the coding sequence ATGTATTACCGCAAGGCGGGCGTGTCGTACTACGCGCGGCGGCTGGTGCGCGCCCTGGCCGAGTTGCCAGCGCCGTGGTTCACGCTGCGCGTTTTGCTAGACCGGCGCGACGCCGATACCGGCTGGGTGCCCCCGAACGTCGGCATCGTCCGCGTGGTCACGCCGGCGCATCACCGCTACGAACACCTGACCTTGCCCATCGAGCTGGCCTGCTTGGGGCTGCGCCGCGCGCCGTACACCGTGCTTCATTCCCCAGACTTCATCACCTGCCGAGGGCGATTCCGCAAAGTGATCACCATTCATGACCTGTATTTCATGGAACATCCGGAGGTGATGAGCGCCGATGGCGCGCGCTATTACAGCCGCATCCGCTGGTCGGCATCGGCAGCCGATCGCATCATCGCCGTGTCGTGCTTCACGCGCCAGGACATCCTGCGCCTGATTCCGGAAGCCGCGTCCGAGAAAGTCATCGTGGTGTACGAAGCCGCCGGCCGAGCGCCGAAGGTCGAGTCCGGCGCGGTGGCGCATTCTGCGCCGCCGACTCCCCATTTTCGGTTTATCCTATTTGTGGGCACGTTGGAGCCTCGCAAGAACTTAAGCACGCTGCTGCGCGCGCTGGCGCGCTTGCCCAGCGAGGTGCGCCTCGTCATCGTGGGCGCGCCGGGCTGGCGCGATGAGGCGCTGGGCGACGCGGCCCGCGAGCTGGGCGTGGCCGAGCGCGTTGAGTTTGTGGGGTGGGTGAGCGAGGACAAATTGGACGCCTTGTATCGCCAGGCGCGGCTGCTGGTTATGCCGTCGCTCTCGGAGGGTTTCGGCTTGCCGGTGCTCGAGGCGATGTCACGCGGCACGCCGGTGGTGTGCAGCAACGCCGGCGCTTTGCCCGAGATCGTCGCCGATGCTGCGCTGCTCCACAGTCCGACGGACGATGCTGAACTCGCCCGTCATATACTCGCCTTATGGGCCGACGACGCCTTGCATGCCGAGTATGCGCGTCGCGGCTTGGCCCGTGCGCGGGACTTCTCCTGGGCGCGCGCCGCCCAAGAAACGCTTGAGGTCTACCGTGCGGCGCTCGGCTGA
- a CDS encoding glycosyl transferase family 1 — protein MRLLFLTPQLPYPPQQGTALRNWGLISHLAARHEIWLLSFDERREDARGELPAPLRQACRRVVVAPAPARALGDRLRALAASTLPDMAWRLWSPTFERMLHAHLCGHRFDVVQFEGIELARYMIGAARLPHSARFVFDAHNAEYVLQQRTFQADVRRLKRWHGAGYSFVQWQRLRAFERRALRVADAVLCVSPEDATALQRLEPSVRPAVISNGIDVAYYANFDCPAPAPRAPTLVFTGKMDFRPNVDGVLWFAQRVWPVVKQAHPGVRWCIVGQKPSPRLDPLRADPDIALTGQVDDVRFYIAQADVYIAPLLAGGGTRFKLLEAMAMRRAIVSTSLGCEGFPVTSGREMIVADRPEEFAGALTELLRSPSRRVALGESAYRFVSATYDWRAIVPRLEQVYERLTAHESARAWPRRAQRAP, from the coding sequence ATGCGCCTGCTTTTTCTCACGCCGCAGTTGCCGTATCCACCCCAGCAAGGGACCGCGCTGCGCAATTGGGGGCTGATCTCACATCTGGCAGCCCGACATGAGATTTGGCTTCTCTCGTTCGACGAACGGCGCGAGGACGCGCGCGGTGAGCTGCCTGCGCCGTTGCGTCAAGCGTGCCGGCGTGTGGTCGTTGCGCCGGCGCCCGCGCGCGCGCTGGGCGACCGCCTGCGCGCGCTGGCGGCCTCCACGCTGCCCGACATGGCTTGGCGGCTGTGGTCGCCGACGTTCGAGCGGATGCTCCATGCGCACCTATGCGGTCATCGCTTCGACGTTGTGCAATTCGAAGGGATCGAGCTGGCGCGCTATATGATCGGCGCTGCGCGACTGCCTCACAGCGCGCGTTTCGTCTTCGATGCGCACAATGCGGAGTATGTGTTGCAACAACGCACCTTCCAGGCCGACGTGCGCCGCCTCAAGCGCTGGCATGGTGCGGGCTATTCGTTTGTGCAATGGCAGCGGCTGCGCGCGTTTGAGCGACGGGCGCTGCGCGTCGCCGACGCCGTATTGTGCGTCTCGCCCGAGGACGCGACAGCGTTACAACGCCTCGAACCATCCGTCCGACCGGCCGTGATCTCCAACGGCATTGACGTCGCCTACTACGCGAATTTCGACTGCCCCGCGCCTGCGCCTCGCGCGCCGACCCTCGTCTTTACCGGCAAGATGGACTTTCGGCCTAATGTGGACGGCGTGTTGTGGTTTGCTCAGCGCGTGTGGCCGGTGGTCAAGCAGGCCCATCCCGGCGTGCGCTGGTGCATCGTCGGCCAAAAGCCCAGCCCACGCCTCGACCCCTTGCGCGCCGATCCCGACATCGCGCTCACGGGCCAGGTGGATGATGTGCGCTTCTACATTGCGCAGGCCGACGTTTACATCGCGCCGTTGCTGGCTGGCGGCGGCACGCGCTTCAAGTTGCTCGAAGCGATGGCCATGCGCCGCGCCATCGTCAGCACATCACTCGGCTGCGAGGGCTTCCCGGTGACATCGGGGCGCGAGATGATCGTGGCCGACCGACCGGAGGAATTCGCCGGCGCCTTGACCGAGCTGCTGCGCAGCCCGTCACGTCGCGTTGCCCTTGGTGAAAGCGCCTATCGCTTCGTCTCGGCGACCTACGACTGGCGGGCGATTGTGCCCCGATTGGAGCAGGTCTACGAGCGGCTCACCGCCCATGAGTCTGCTCGCGCATGGCCCAGGCGCGCTCAGCGCGCGCCTTGA